In Amycolatopsis sulphurea, one genomic interval encodes:
- the egtB gene encoding ergothioneine biosynthesis protein EgtB — MSETPESGPLLELSSQDLRAHVAGALTRARARSVALTDAVDDEDLIRQHSKLMSPLVWDLAHIGSQEELWLVRDVGGREPLRPDLDDLYDAFQHSRADRRALPLLGPAEARAYVREVREKALDVLEKAPMSGRRLTESAFAFGMITQHEQQHDETMLATHQLRRGEPVLHAPEPPHAPSGRRLAEVLVPGGRFTMGTSAEPWALDNERPAHEVDVPAFVLDTTPVTCGEYLEFLAGGGYAEQRFWSAAGWAYRQEHDITAPRFWHREPDGWWRTRFGVREPVPLREPVVHVSYYEAEAYANWAGKRLPTEAEWEKAARFDPVSGRSRRFPWGDEEPTEAHANLGQRHLRPAEAGAYPAGQSPLGVRQLIGDVWEWTSTDFHGYPGFGAFPYREYSEVFFGPEYKVLRGGSFGTGAVAVRGTFRNWDYPIRRQIFAGFRCARDPRPGEVA; from the coding sequence ATGAGTGAAACTCCGGAATCCGGCCCGTTGCTCGAACTGAGTTCACAGGACCTGCGGGCACACGTGGCCGGGGCGCTGACCCGCGCCCGCGCCCGCAGCGTCGCGCTGACCGACGCGGTGGACGACGAGGATCTGATCCGCCAGCACTCGAAGCTGATGTCGCCGCTGGTCTGGGATCTCGCGCACATCGGCAGCCAGGAAGAGCTGTGGCTGGTCCGCGACGTCGGCGGCCGGGAGCCGCTGCGGCCGGACCTCGACGACCTCTACGACGCCTTCCAGCACTCGCGGGCCGATCGTCGCGCCCTGCCGCTGCTCGGCCCGGCCGAGGCACGCGCGTACGTGCGCGAGGTCCGGGAAAAGGCGTTGGACGTGCTGGAAAAGGCACCGATGAGCGGGCGCAGGCTCACCGAGAGCGCGTTCGCCTTCGGCATGATCACCCAGCACGAGCAGCAGCATGACGAGACGATGCTGGCCACCCACCAGCTGCGCCGGGGAGAGCCGGTGCTGCACGCGCCGGAGCCGCCACACGCGCCGTCCGGGCGGAGGCTCGCCGAGGTGCTGGTCCCCGGCGGCCGGTTCACCATGGGCACCAGCGCGGAGCCCTGGGCGCTGGACAACGAACGCCCGGCGCACGAGGTCGACGTACCCGCGTTCGTGCTGGACACCACGCCGGTCACCTGCGGGGAGTACCTGGAGTTCCTGGCCGGCGGCGGGTATGCCGAGCAGCGGTTCTGGAGCGCGGCAGGCTGGGCCTACCGGCAGGAACACGACATCACGGCGCCGCGGTTCTGGCATCGCGAGCCGGATGGCTGGTGGCGCACCCGGTTCGGGGTGCGCGAGCCGGTCCCGCTGCGGGAGCCGGTGGTGCACGTGTCCTATTACGAGGCCGAGGCGTACGCGAATTGGGCGGGCAAGCGGCTGCCCACCGAGGCGGAGTGGGAGAAGGCCGCGCGGTTCGATCCGGTGAGCGGCCGTTCCCGGCGATTCCCGTGGGGCGACGAGGAACCGACGGAGGCGCACGCCAATCTCGGCCAGCGGCATCTGCGCCCGGCCGAGGCGGGCGCGTATCCGGCGGGGCAGTCCCCGCTGGGCGTGCGGCAGCTGATCGGCGACGTCTGGGAGTGGACGAGCACCGATTTCCACGGCTACCCGGGGTTCGGCGCGTTCCCGTACCGGGAGTACTCGGAGGTGTTCTTCGGCCCCGAGTACAAGGTGCTGCGCGGTGGCTCGTTCGGCACCGGCGCGGTGGCCGTGCGCGGCACGTTCCGCAACTGGGACTACCCGATCCGGCGGCAGATCTTCGCCGGGTTCCGCTGCGCCCGAGATCCTCGGCCGGGCGAGGTGGCCTAG
- the egtC gene encoding ergothioneine biosynthesis protein EgtC, which produces MCRHLAYLGEPGSPAEPVFTAPHSLLVQSYAPCDMRGGGSVNADGFGLGWYPEPGAPPLRYRRREPLWTDDAAPALAASVRSTAFVAAVRNGTTGMPVTEAAAAPFAADRWLFSHNGVVRGWPKSMAGLAGRLDVTELLTLEAPTDSALLWALLRARLRAGEEPLAAVRALVGEVVAAAPGSRLNFLLTDGEMLVGTAWSHALSWRRTGSGVLLASEPVDPGPAWQAVPDQHAVRITADGVDILLLESPSLERSPLR; this is translated from the coding sequence ATGTGCCGTCACCTCGCGTATCTGGGCGAGCCCGGCTCGCCTGCCGAGCCGGTGTTCACCGCCCCGCATTCATTGCTGGTGCAGTCGTACGCGCCGTGCGACATGCGCGGGGGCGGGTCGGTGAACGCCGACGGCTTCGGCCTCGGCTGGTACCCGGAGCCGGGCGCCCCGCCGCTGCGCTACCGCCGCCGGGAGCCATTGTGGACGGACGACGCGGCGCCGGCGCTGGCCGCTTCGGTGCGGAGCACGGCGTTCGTCGCCGCGGTGCGCAACGGCACCACCGGGATGCCGGTCACCGAGGCGGCGGCGGCGCCGTTCGCCGCGGACCGCTGGTTGTTCAGCCACAACGGCGTGGTGCGCGGCTGGCCGAAGTCGATGGCCGGGCTCGCCGGCCGGCTCGACGTGACCGAATTGCTCACGCTGGAGGCGCCCACCGATTCGGCTCTGCTGTGGGCCTTGTTGCGAGCACGGTTGCGCGCGGGCGAGGAGCCGCTGGCCGCGGTGCGAGCGCTCGTCGGGGAGGTGGTCGCGGCCGCACCGGGCTCGCGGCTGAACTTCCTGCTCACCGATGGCGAAATGCTCGTCGGCACCGCGTGGTCGCATGCCCTGTCCTGGCGGCGCACCGGGTCCGGGGTGCTGCTGGCCTCCGAGCCCGTCGACCCGGGCCCGGCCTGGCAGGCCGTGCCCGACCAGCACGCCGTGCGGATCACCGCGGACGGCGTCGACATTCTTCTCCTCGAATCCCCGTCACTGGAACGGAGTCCCCTCCGATGA
- the egtD gene encoding L-histidine N(alpha)-methyltransferase: MTEADLQTHRTDVAAELCADVRAGLTAEQKWLPPKWFYDAEGSALFEKITALPEYYPTRSEREVLAARAAEIAGLTGARTLVELGSGSSEKTRLLLGALTAHGTLEAFVPMDVSESALAEATAAISADYPGLDVRGVVGDFTRHLRLLPGSAPRVVAFLGGTIGNFLPAERAAFLHSVREVLAEEEWLLLGTDLVKEPETLERAYDDAAGVTAAFNRNVLRVINAHLGADFDPDAFDHVAQWDAGQEWIEMRLRAQRDTTVRIPGAGLVVEFAAGEHIRTEVSAKFRPDGIAAELAAAGFAVVRRWTDSQRRFGVSLARSVRA; encoded by the coding sequence ATGACCGAAGCGGACCTGCAGACCCACCGCACGGACGTGGCCGCCGAGCTGTGCGCGGACGTGCGGGCCGGCCTCACCGCCGAGCAGAAGTGGTTGCCGCCCAAGTGGTTCTACGACGCCGAGGGCAGCGCGCTGTTCGAGAAGATCACCGCGCTGCCGGAGTATTACCCGACCCGCAGCGAACGCGAGGTGCTCGCCGCGCGGGCGGCGGAGATCGCCGGGCTGACCGGGGCACGCACCCTCGTCGAGCTGGGTTCCGGATCGAGTGAGAAGACCCGGCTGCTGCTGGGCGCGCTGACCGCGCACGGCACGCTGGAGGCGTTCGTGCCGATGGACGTGTCGGAATCCGCGCTCGCCGAGGCGACCGCTGCGATCTCGGCGGACTATCCGGGGCTGGACGTGCGTGGTGTGGTCGGCGACTTCACCCGGCACCTGCGGCTGCTGCCCGGCAGCGCGCCCCGGGTGGTGGCCTTCCTCGGCGGCACGATCGGCAACTTCCTGCCCGCCGAGCGCGCCGCGTTCCTGCACTCGGTGCGGGAGGTGCTGGCCGAGGAGGAGTGGCTGCTGCTCGGCACGGACCTGGTGAAGGAGCCCGAAACGCTGGAGCGCGCCTACGACGACGCGGCCGGGGTGACCGCGGCGTTCAACCGCAACGTGCTGCGGGTGATCAACGCGCACCTGGGTGCGGACTTCGATCCGGACGCGTTCGACCACGTCGCGCAGTGGGACGCCGGGCAGGAGTGGATCGAGATGCGGCTGCGCGCGCAGCGGGACACCACCGTGCGCATCCCCGGTGCCGGGCTGGTCGTCGAGTTCGCCGCGGGTGAGCACATCCGTACCGAGGTGTCGGCGAAATTCCGGCCGGACGGGATCGCCGCGGAGCTGGCCGCCGCCGGATTCGCGGTGGTCCGCCGCTGGACCGACTCGCAGCGGCGGTTCGGGGTGAGTTTGGCAAGATCGGTGCGTGCGTAA
- a CDS encoding nitroreductase/quinone reductase family protein, with protein sequence MRNLRATPDATVALRGRAVAVKARELDGEEYDRMWAGLLEFWPGYAMERAAAGRVLPSFVLTRQ encoded by the coding sequence ATCCGCAACCTCCGCGCCACGCCGGACGCGACGGTCGCCCTGCGCGGCCGGGCGGTGGCGGTGAAAGCCCGCGAGCTCGACGGCGAGGAGTACGACCGGATGTGGGCCGGGCTGCTCGAATTCTGGCCCGGCTACGCGATGGAACGCGCGGCCGCGGGCCGGGTGCTGCCGAGCTTCGTGCTGACCCGGCAATGA
- a CDS encoding alpha/beta hydrolase, whose product MRAGRTARIGTLVAALAVTAAAVTGTAAAAPGSGVRAAATGSTAAVNWGACTKAELAGVPADQAQLYSCARYRVPIDHDDASLGTIDLALMKRAAKVPGQRIGSLFLNPGGPGGSGLGMPKRGDKYFQPQVLDRFDLIGFDPRGVGASNPLRCFTTAEDAHDVKLGQISVPISRAEISAAMASFRDYGQFCRRNAGTLLDHMSTRDVVRDLDKLRAAVGDKQLSFAGFSYGTLIGATYAAMFPQQTRAIVIDGNVDPDLRTNDGVTYDVARAQGFEIALDGFLKRCAQAGKACAFGSGDPRAKFDELRDHLRGEPITLSGGERFDLGALTDTTSGALYSPGRFPRLAQVLQQAYDVLHPTVQSQKQRYPDPKPLIAALRAQNTHADTHPDSPYTANDSYYGVNCADKPMGIGPDQVPGIAAKAERESPTFGRGQVFTDIAACSTWPSAKTSDPYRGPWQAHTATPVLVVSNFYDPATQYRFGRRMAAELGNSRLLSVDAFGHCILGDAKGVDEAAAAYLIDLKVPADGQVFQPDTQPFGTPERT is encoded by the coding sequence GTGAGAGCAGGCAGAACAGCGCGGATCGGGACGCTGGTCGCAGCGCTGGCGGTGACAGCGGCCGCGGTCACCGGGACCGCGGCGGCGGCACCGGGCAGCGGGGTGCGGGCGGCCGCGACCGGCAGTACCGCCGCGGTGAACTGGGGCGCGTGCACCAAGGCCGAACTCGCCGGGGTACCTGCCGACCAGGCGCAGCTGTACAGCTGCGCGCGGTACCGGGTGCCGATCGACCACGACGACGCCTCGCTGGGCACGATCGACCTGGCGCTCATGAAGCGGGCCGCGAAGGTGCCGGGGCAGCGGATCGGGTCGCTGTTCCTCAACCCGGGCGGTCCCGGCGGGTCCGGCCTGGGCATGCCCAAACGTGGTGACAAGTACTTCCAGCCGCAGGTGCTGGACCGCTTCGACCTGATCGGGTTCGACCCGCGCGGGGTCGGCGCCAGCAACCCGTTGCGCTGCTTCACCACCGCCGAGGACGCCCACGACGTGAAGCTCGGGCAGATCTCGGTCCCGATCTCCCGCGCGGAGATCTCCGCTGCCATGGCGTCCTTCCGCGACTACGGCCAGTTCTGCCGCCGCAACGCGGGCACGTTGCTCGACCACATGTCCACCCGGGACGTCGTGCGAGATCTCGACAAGCTGCGCGCCGCGGTGGGGGACAAGCAGCTGAGCTTCGCCGGCTTCTCCTACGGCACGCTGATCGGGGCCACCTATGCCGCGATGTTCCCGCAGCAGACCCGGGCCATCGTCATCGACGGCAACGTCGACCCGGACCTGCGCACGAACGACGGCGTGACCTACGACGTCGCGCGGGCGCAGGGTTTCGAAATCGCCCTGGACGGTTTCCTGAAGCGCTGCGCCCAGGCGGGGAAAGCGTGCGCGTTCGGCTCGGGCGACCCGCGGGCGAAGTTCGACGAACTGCGTGACCACCTGCGCGGCGAGCCGATCACCCTGTCCGGCGGCGAACGGTTCGACCTCGGCGCGCTGACCGACACGACTTCGGGCGCGCTGTACTCGCCGGGCCGATTCCCCAGGCTGGCCCAGGTTCTGCAGCAGGCCTACGACGTGCTGCACCCGACCGTGCAGAGCCAAAAGCAGCGTTATCCGGACCCGAAGCCCCTCATCGCGGCGCTGCGCGCCCAGAACACCCACGCGGACACGCACCCGGACAGCCCGTACACCGCCAACGACTCCTACTACGGCGTGAACTGCGCGGACAAGCCGATGGGCATCGGGCCGGACCAGGTGCCGGGGATCGCGGCCAAGGCGGAGCGGGAATCACCGACCTTCGGGCGCGGGCAGGTGTTCACCGACATCGCGGCCTGCTCGACCTGGCCGTCGGCGAAGACCTCCGACCCGTACCGCGGGCCGTGGCAGGCGCACACCGCCACCCCGGTGCTCGTCGTGAGCAATTTCTACGACCCGGCCACCCAGTACCGGTTCGGCCGGCGGATGGCCGCCGAGCTGGGCAACTCGCGGCTGCTCTCGGTGGACGCGTTCGGCCACTGCATCCTCGGCGACGCGAAGGGGGTGGACGAGGCGGCCGCGGCCTACCTGATCGACCTGAAGGTGCCCGCGGACGGCCAGGTCTTCCAGCCGGACACACAGCCGTTCGGCACCCCCGAACGGACCTGA
- a CDS encoding EfeM/EfeO family lipoprotein codes for MRRWTVWYAGAAALVAAVSGCAEAPAQADPIEVTRAACGAGWAAPPPGPQTLRIRNAAAVTMEVELVDPATGTVFGELDGVGTGTTRALPVNLGNGAYALRCAPEDGTPFVGPAVQVTGGADRPGPAVVPVTNADLLEPLKKYHAYVADGLGTLVVQTGALRKAVHARDRSGAERAWLTAHLTYERLGAAYDAFGDADGAINGTTDGLPEGAADPGFTGFHRLENGLWHGEPAAALVPVADRLDADVRRLQASFADAQIDQNDLGLRAHEIMENTLQFELTGRTDYGSGTNLATAGAQVTGTRAVLDVLRPLLDSRFPGLKDLDAWLGRTERDLRSGAGKSLSSVDRRTRERLNGDVAELTERLAPIAAITEPRRIS; via the coding sequence GTGCGGCGGTGGACGGTCTGGTATGCAGGTGCCGCCGCCCTTGTCGCCGCCGTCTCCGGCTGTGCGGAAGCCCCCGCCCAGGCCGATCCGATCGAGGTGACGCGGGCGGCGTGCGGCGCGGGCTGGGCCGCGCCGCCGCCAGGCCCGCAGACGCTGCGAATCCGCAACGCCGCCGCGGTCACGATGGAGGTCGAGCTGGTCGATCCGGCGACCGGCACCGTGTTCGGCGAGCTGGACGGCGTCGGCACCGGCACCACCCGGGCGTTGCCGGTCAATCTCGGCAACGGGGCGTACGCGCTGCGATGCGCACCCGAGGACGGGACACCGTTCGTCGGTCCGGCGGTGCAGGTGACCGGCGGTGCCGACCGCCCGGGGCCGGCCGTGGTGCCGGTGACCAATGCTGACCTGCTCGAACCGCTCAAGAAGTACCACGCGTACGTCGCCGATGGGCTCGGCACGCTCGTGGTCCAGACCGGTGCCCTCCGTAAGGCCGTACACGCGAGGGACCGGTCCGGCGCCGAGCGTGCCTGGCTCACCGCGCACCTGACGTACGAGCGGCTCGGCGCCGCCTACGACGCGTTCGGCGACGCGGACGGCGCGATCAACGGCACCACCGACGGCCTGCCCGAAGGTGCGGCCGATCCCGGGTTCACCGGCTTCCACCGCCTGGAAAACGGGCTCTGGCACGGTGAACCCGCCGCAGCGCTGGTCCCGGTCGCGGACCGGCTCGATGCGGACGTACGGCGGCTGCAGGCATCGTTCGCCGATGCGCAGATCGACCAGAACGACCTCGGGCTGCGGGCGCACGAGATCATGGAGAACACGCTCCAGTTCGAGCTGACCGGGCGGACCGACTACGGCAGCGGTACGAACCTGGCGACCGCGGGCGCCCAGGTCACCGGCACCCGGGCGGTCCTCGACGTGCTGCGCCCGCTGCTGGACAGCCGGTTCCCCGGGCTGAAGGACCTGGACGCCTGGCTCGGCCGCACCGAGCGTGATCTCCGCTCCGGCGCGGGCAAGTCACTGTCCTCAGTGGACCGCCGAACGCGGGAGCGCCTCAACGGAGACGTCGCGGAGCTGACCGAACGGCTCGCGCCGATCGCCGCGATCACCGAGCCGAGGAGGATCTCGTGA
- a CDS encoding Dyp-type peroxidase, with translation MTLGRRAFLRGTAGAGAGLAVLTGSAAASDAAQPFHGPRQAGVLAEPARHSVVAAFDVIAESRAELTELLRTLTSRARFLTAGGAPAALGITGPPADSGVLGPEVPGGAVSVLAGAGASLFDERFGLAARKPPKLKQMPAFPDDALDPQWCHGDLSLVLNAAEPDIVLHGLRDLARATRGGMQLRWKIDGFSSPPRPSGTPRNLLGFKDGTANPSPSEADSLVWTGEGGSYQVIRLIRMLVEFWDRVSLAEQENMIGRRRDTGAPLDGAAEQDAPRYGEDPVGTVIPLTSHIRLANPRTPGTDGDRVLRRSVNYDRGVDTNGNLDMGLVFACYQRDPERQFETVQRRLAGEPLTDYVSPFGGGYFHLFPGVRDPADHYGRALLS, from the coding sequence GTGACGCTGGGCAGGCGCGCCTTCCTCCGTGGCACCGCGGGTGCCGGGGCGGGACTCGCGGTGCTCACCGGCAGCGCAGCGGCGAGCGATGCCGCGCAGCCGTTTCACGGGCCGCGCCAGGCCGGGGTGCTCGCCGAACCGGCGCGGCATTCGGTGGTGGCCGCGTTCGACGTGATCGCGGAGAGCCGCGCGGAGCTGACCGAGCTGCTGCGCACGCTCACCTCGCGGGCGAGGTTCCTGACCGCGGGTGGCGCGCCCGCGGCGCTGGGCATCACCGGGCCACCGGCGGATTCCGGCGTGCTCGGTCCGGAGGTGCCCGGCGGGGCGGTGTCCGTGCTCGCCGGTGCGGGCGCTTCGCTGTTCGACGAAAGGTTCGGGCTCGCCGCGCGGAAACCGCCGAAGCTCAAGCAGATGCCGGCCTTCCCCGACGACGCCTTGGATCCGCAGTGGTGCCACGGTGATCTGAGCCTGGTCCTGAACGCCGCGGAGCCGGACATCGTGCTGCACGGACTGCGGGACCTCGCCCGCGCCACCCGCGGCGGGATGCAGCTGCGCTGGAAGATCGACGGGTTCAGCTCGCCGCCACGACCGTCCGGCACCCCGCGCAACCTGCTCGGCTTCAAGGACGGCACGGCGAACCCGTCACCGTCCGAAGCGGACAGTCTGGTGTGGACCGGCGAAGGCGGCAGCTACCAGGTGATCCGGCTGATCCGGATGCTCGTCGAGTTCTGGGATCGGGTCTCGCTGGCCGAGCAGGAGAACATGATCGGCCGCCGCCGCGACACCGGGGCACCGCTGGACGGCGCGGCCGAGCAGGACGCGCCGCGCTACGGCGAGGATCCGGTCGGCACCGTGATCCCGCTGACCAGCCACATCCGGCTGGCCAATCCGCGGACGCCCGGCACCGACGGCGACCGCGTCCTGCGCCGGTCGGTGAACTACGACCGGGGCGTGGACACCAACGGCAACCTCGACATGGGCCTCGTGTTCGCCTGCTATCAGCGCGATCCCGAGCGCCAGTTCGAGACCGTGCAGCGGCGGCTGGCGGGCGAGCCGCTCACCGACTATGTCTCGCCGTTCGGGGGCGGGTACTTCCACCTGTTCCCCGGCGTGCGGGATCCGGCCGACCACTACGGCCGGGCACTGCTGAGCTGA
- a CDS encoding phospholipase C: protein MDRTRRARVTTAVALAATAALAAACASSAPERPAYAVAAEGFGTATPIKHVVVIFGENISFDHYFGTYPNATNENGTPFHATPGTPAVNGLTPQLLHDNPNAYNPKRLSPDQALTCDQAHDYNKEQAAFHDGKMDKFVEHTEKDKCTGQPVLFGEPGLVMDYFDGNTVTAMWNYAQHYALNDNSFDTVFGPSSPGAINLISGQTHGLQPVDSVTGEPKVDPNTAASPDAHGVGTMITDPDPAFDDCSGKNHTAADNLGAFQGRNVGDLLDQRKITWGWFEGGFRPTGEQHGYAVCGTQHPNVGKQDVVDYSPHHEPFQYYRSTANPKHLPPSSPAAIGQPDQANHQYDVADFDDALKAGAMPAVSFLKAPSYQDGHAGYSDPLDEQAFVVDQVNRIQASPQWSSTAIVLAYDDSDGWYDHVPSKIVNGSRDRAQDSPVCSSQAPGLGGAADRCGYGPRLPLLVLSPYSRVNHVDHTMTDQTSVLRFIEDNWRLGRIGGGSYDALAAPLTGMFDFTRPHAEPLPLNPRTGAPTR, encoded by the coding sequence GTGGACCGGACCAGGCGAGCGCGCGTCACCACGGCAGTGGCGCTGGCCGCGACCGCGGCGTTGGCCGCGGCGTGCGCGAGCAGTGCGCCGGAACGGCCGGCGTATGCGGTGGCGGCGGAGGGCTTCGGCACCGCCACCCCGATCAAGCACGTGGTGGTGATCTTCGGCGAGAACATCTCGTTCGACCACTACTTCGGCACATATCCGAACGCCACCAACGAAAACGGCACCCCGTTCCACGCCACGCCGGGCACCCCGGCCGTGAACGGCCTGACGCCGCAGCTGCTGCATGACAACCCGAACGCCTACAACCCGAAGCGGCTGAGTCCCGACCAGGCGCTCACCTGCGACCAGGCGCACGATTACAACAAAGAACAAGCCGCCTTCCACGACGGGAAGATGGACAAGTTCGTCGAGCACACCGAAAAGGACAAGTGCACCGGGCAGCCGGTGCTCTTCGGCGAGCCCGGCCTGGTGATGGACTACTTCGACGGCAACACCGTCACCGCGATGTGGAATTACGCGCAGCACTACGCGCTGAACGACAACTCGTTCGACACGGTGTTCGGCCCGTCCAGCCCCGGCGCGATCAACCTGATCTCCGGCCAGACCCACGGCCTGCAGCCGGTGGATTCGGTGACCGGGGAGCCGAAGGTCGATCCGAACACCGCCGCCTCCCCGGACGCGCACGGGGTCGGCACCATGATCACCGACCCGGACCCGGCGTTCGACGACTGCTCCGGCAAGAACCACACCGCGGCCGACAACCTCGGCGCGTTTCAAGGCCGCAACGTCGGCGATCTGCTCGATCAGCGCAAGATCACCTGGGGCTGGTTCGAGGGCGGCTTCCGGCCCACCGGCGAGCAGCACGGGTACGCCGTCTGCGGGACCCAGCACCCGAACGTCGGCAAGCAGGACGTCGTCGACTACAGCCCGCACCACGAACCGTTCCAGTACTACCGTTCGACGGCCAATCCGAAGCACCTGCCGCCGTCCTCCCCGGCCGCGATCGGGCAGCCCGACCAGGCCAATCACCAGTACGACGTGGCGGACTTCGACGACGCGCTGAAGGCGGGCGCCATGCCCGCGGTGAGCTTCCTGAAGGCACCGTCCTATCAGGACGGTCACGCCGGCTACTCGGACCCGCTCGACGAGCAGGCGTTCGTGGTGGACCAGGTGAACCGGATCCAGGCGTCCCCGCAGTGGTCCTCGACCGCGATCGTGCTCGCCTACGACGATTCCGACGGCTGGTACGACCACGTGCCGTCGAAGATCGTCAACGGCTCGCGGGACCGCGCGCAGGATTCCCCGGTGTGCTCGTCGCAGGCGCCCGGCCTCGGCGGGGCGGCCGACCGCTGCGGATACGGTCCGCGGCTGCCGCTGCTCGTGCTCTCGCCCTACAGCCGGGTCAACCACGTCGACCACACGATGACCGACCAGACCTCGGTCCTGCGGTTCATCGAGGACAACTGGCGGCTGGGCCGGATCGGCGGCGGCTCCTACGACGCGCTCGCCGCCCCGCTCACCGGCATGTTCGACTTCACCCGCCCCCACGCCGAACCCCTGCCGCTGAACCCCCGCACCGGCGCCCCCACGCGCTGA